In Anaerolineales bacterium, the following proteins share a genomic window:
- a CDS encoding electron transfer flavoprotein subunit beta/FixA family protein — MKIAVFVKQVPDSAAKLSVENGTVNWGDAPLVINPWDEYAVEAALQLAEKHNGEVAAISLGAEDAKEALKHALAMGANSATLISDPALATADAAAAAKVFAAAVQKLGGVDLVIFGKQAIDSDTGLAAAMTARVLGWPVLSLVASIAALDAGTIKLERAIEEGRQVVESKLPAVLSIVKDFAEPRYPSFMGIRKASKAEVPLWSLADLGLSAPESKVRWSEISAPPAREVSSEMVTGASADEIAAKLADLIIAEGVL; from the coding sequence TTGAAGATCGCAGTCTTTGTAAAACAAGTGCCGGATTCTGCCGCCAAGCTTTCGGTGGAAAACGGCACTGTGAATTGGGGCGATGCGCCGCTGGTGATCAACCCCTGGGATGAATACGCGGTGGAAGCCGCACTGCAACTCGCCGAGAAGCACAACGGTGAGGTTGCCGCCATCAGCCTGGGCGCTGAAGACGCCAAAGAGGCGCTCAAGCATGCCCTGGCGATGGGCGCCAACAGCGCCACGCTGATCAGTGACCCGGCGCTGGCAACTGCCGATGCCGCCGCGGCCGCCAAAGTATTCGCCGCCGCCGTGCAGAAGCTGGGCGGCGTGGACCTGGTGATCTTCGGCAAGCAGGCGATCGACTCGGACACCGGGTTGGCCGCGGCGATGACCGCCCGCGTCCTCGGCTGGCCGGTACTCAGCCTGGTGGCCAGCATCGCCGCGCTCGACGCCGGCACCATTAAACTAGAGCGCGCCATCGAAGAAGGCCGCCAGGTGGTGGAAAGCAAGCTGCCCGCCGTGCTCAGCATCGTCAAAGATTTTGCAGAGCCACGCTATCCGTCCTTCATGGGTATCCGCAAAGCGTCCAAGGCTGAGGTTCCGCTGTGGAGCCTGGCCGACCTGGGCCTCAGCGCCCCGGAATCCAAAGTGCGCTGGAGCGAGATCAGCGCCCCGCCCGCTCGCGAGGTGAGCAGCGAGATGGTGACTGGCGCCAGTGCCGACGAGATCGCCGCCAAGCTGGCCGACCTGATCATTGCTGAGGGGGTGCTGTAA
- a CDS encoding electron transfer flavoprotein subunit alpha/FixB family protein, which yields MAGTWVYVDHFKGTALPASYEAIAAAKALGSPVTALIFGQGVDALAQSAFHYGADAVLLGEDASLADYRAEAYASLLSKLAKEQQPDAVLFPTSSRAREIAAMVAIDLDTGVLVDVTEISQEGEGFVATHPIYAGKLLSKVTVAAKPALVTLRGRAFGKPVADASRSGTVTKVAAAVAEGDLQTKVVDYATVEGRVSLADAAVIVSGGRGVANNPALTPPAEITDEKEKEIWRAQQGFSMIGELAQALNGAVGASRAAVDAGYIPYANQVGQTGKVVSPDLYIALGISGAIQHLAGMRTSKVIVAVNKDPDAPIFKLARFGVVGDLYEIVPALTKAFKERLSK from the coding sequence ATGGCCGGCACATGGGTATACGTAGACCATTTCAAAGGCACCGCGCTGCCGGCCTCGTATGAAGCCATCGCCGCGGCCAAAGCCCTGGGCAGCCCGGTAACCGCCCTCATCTTCGGCCAGGGCGTAGACGCCCTGGCGCAAAGCGCCTTCCACTACGGCGCGGATGCCGTGCTGCTGGGCGAAGATGCCAGCCTGGCGGATTACCGCGCCGAAGCCTATGCCAGCCTGCTCAGCAAGCTGGCCAAAGAGCAGCAGCCGGATGCGGTGCTGTTCCCCACCAGCAGCCGCGCCCGCGAGATCGCCGCGATGGTGGCCATCGACCTGGATACCGGTGTGCTGGTGGATGTCACCGAGATCAGCCAAGAGGGCGAAGGCTTCGTGGCCACTCACCCGATCTACGCCGGCAAGCTGCTCAGCAAGGTAACCGTGGCGGCCAAGCCGGCACTGGTTACGCTGCGCGGGCGCGCCTTCGGCAAGCCGGTGGCGGATGCCAGCCGCAGCGGCACGGTCACCAAGGTGGCCGCCGCCGTGGCCGAGGGTGACCTGCAGACCAAGGTGGTGGATTACGCCACCGTGGAAGGCCGCGTCAGCCTGGCCGACGCGGCGGTGATCGTCTCGGGTGGGCGCGGCGTGGCCAACAACCCCGCCCTGACCCCGCCAGCGGAGATCACTGACGAAAAAGAAAAAGAGATCTGGCGCGCCCAGCAGGGCTTCAGCATGATTGGTGAGCTGGCCCAGGCATTGAATGGTGCCGTGGGCGCCAGCCGCGCCGCGGTGGATGCCGGCTACATTCCGTATGCCAACCAGGTCGGCCAGACCGGCAAAGTCGTCTCGCCCGATCTGTACATTGCGCTGGGCATCTCTGGCGCCATCCAGCATCTGGCGGGTATGCGCACCAGCAAAGTGATCGTCGCGGTAAACAAAGACCCCGACGCGCCGATCTTCAAGCTGGCACGTTTCGGCGTGGTGGGCGATCTGTACGAGATCGTACCGGCACTGACCAAAGCCTTCAAAGAACGACTGAGCAAGTAA